The following proteins come from a genomic window of Sorghum bicolor cultivar BTx623 chromosome 3, Sorghum_bicolor_NCBIv3, whole genome shotgun sequence:
- the LOC110433573 gene encoding histone H3.2, whose protein sequence is MARTKQTARKSTGGKAPRKQLATKAARKSAPATGGVKKPHRFRPGTVALREIRKYQKSTELLIRKLPFQRLVREIAQDFKTDLRFQSSAVAALQEAAEAYLVGLFEDTNLCAIHAKRVTIMPKDIQLARRIRGERA, encoded by the coding sequence ATGGCCCGCACGAAGCAgacggcgaggaagtccaccgGCGGCAAGGCGCCGAGGAAGCAGCTGGCGACGAAGGCGGCGCGCAAGTCTGCCCCGGCGACCGGCGGGGTGAAGAAGCCCCACCGCTTCCGCCCCGGCACCGTCGCGCTCCGTGAGATCCGCAAGTACCAGAAGAGCACGGAGCTGCTGATCCGCAAGCTGCCGTTCCAGCGCCTGGTGCGGGAGATCGCTCAAGACTTCAAGACTGACCTCCGCTTCCAGAGCTCCGCCGTCGCCGCGCTGCAGGAGGCGGCCGAGGCCTACCTCGTCGGGCTCTTCGAGGACACCAACCTCTGCGCCATCCACGCCAAGCGCGTCACCATCATGCCCAAGGACATCCAGCTCGCCCGCCGCATCCGTGGGGAGAGGGCCTAG